In Trichomycterus rosablanca isolate fTriRos1 chromosome 25, fTriRos1.hap1, whole genome shotgun sequence, the sequence atttatttatttatttaggttttaaTGTGACTGTAATTCCAGTAAATCGACGGTTTGTTTGTAATGTGGCTGAATGGACGCCGGTTCTTCACTGGTTACGATATTTCTGTCTTTTATGGTCGGATATAAACAGAGCAGGAAAATCCATTAGTGTACAGTGATAACTAACACATCGGCTTAAAACTACTCCTGAttagtgtgtgggaatttgtgcccagtcagctagaacagcatctgtgaggtcaggaGAGAAGATCCGTCTcgacgttccagttcatcccagtagTGTTCGGTGGGTTTGAGGTCTGGGATctgtgtgcaggccactgaagtccATTATGGACCTCAGAGAAAAGAAATGTAGTCATTAAGGCGAGTGTTTCCTATCCCGTGGTCCTCATCACCTTCTCGGCGGGTTTCACTCAGATCCTGGTGCCGCAGGCAGTGGGTATGACCAACATACACAGATTCATTCAGAGTAAAAGTACAGACTGCTGGTCACGGGTTCGAGCCTCGGCGTCTCTGTGTTTACGGCCCGGTCATCAGGCTGTCCACTCCTGACTGGggagagtcgtgactaacacacgccccctccgacacgtgtgcagcaccgaccgcttcttttcacctgcaccagggttcatacggagatccgtatcgtgcacagagtcacacactgatctccatcatCCCACGTCTCTGTACAGTGCAgcgccattgatcagccagcagaggctgcaactgcagcagttatgaggaacccaatccagccctccctccctcagacgagTCAATAATTGTCCGTATAGTCGCCCGGGCCTGTGTTACCGCTGCGCTACCAACACTTAGCGCCGTATTTGTAGTAGCTATGATGTTGTGATGGCGCTCCTGCTGCAACGTTTAaacttttatacttttataaaaCTTGCTGATGTTACACAGAAGTTGCGGCTGTAAACACGTCCAGATGTTTTACCGGCGGAACGTTAAAGCTTTTATCAGATAAAAAATTCATGCTAATTGTTTACGTCGGACACTCGGACACTCGCTGCTGCTTCTCTTCATTATCAGGAGGATCAAACCTCCATTAGTGTGAAGTTTTAATAGAAATAAACATGCAGATACTCACGTCTCTCTCTGCTTCTTTCCACCTGCTGCTGAAGGAAGAATCGTTCGAGGGAACCAAGGTGAGAGAAACCAGAtcaaccattattattattgtttggttttgtttagtAGCAGTGTGTTTTGAAGGGGATGAGGGTCGGGTGGTAGAGGTCCCGGTTccgagtgtgttactgcattgcacctgGTTATTCCGGGGAAACAGGACccaccctgaccctgaccaggagaaagtggtggtaaaacatgaacattaaatgtaaaaacaaacatttatacaAAAACTATCAGATAAGTTTTACACATTTaatgtgtatgtactgtgtgtgtatatatatttataaatgaactgtgtgtgagtgtgtactgcatgtgtgtgtgtatatatatttataaatgaactgtgtgtgagtgtgtgtactgtgtgtgtgtatatatatttataaatgaactgtgtgtgagtgtgtgtactgtgtgtttgtgtgtgtatgtactgtgtgtgtgtgtgtatgtactgtgtgttctgtaggtaaagtgtgtgtgtgtatataaatatatatactgtgtttgtgtgtgtgtgtatcaatacacactgtgtgtttgtgtgtaatgtgtgtgtatgtactgtgtatatgtgtgtataaactgtatatgtgtgtgtatgtactctgtatgtactgtgtgtgtatgtataatatatatgaactgtgtgtgtgtgtgtgtgtgtgtgttacagaatgaACTGAGGAACACTGAGATGCTCTCCGCTGCGTGTGCTGTTGGTGTCGGCTGCTGCTTTGCTGCCCCTATAGGAGGTAAAAAGTATTACAGGAACATTTAATAcgtattaatgatttattattgttttttaatatatacatttaatagcaaCACACGAGTATGTTTTTTTATCTAAATTAAAATCAGCCAtaaaaattaatatataaatatggttTGCCTGAAATAAGCGAGCTGCATTTATGTTCCAATCGTGTCCAATTGTTCCGTGGTGTTTTATTGTGACCCAGGCGTGCTGTTCAGTATCGAGGTGACATCCACCTTTTTCGCGGTGAGGAATTACTGGCGAGGGTTTTTCGCCGCTACGTTCAGTGCCTTCATCTTCAGAGTGCTGGCTGTGTGGAACAAGGACGAAGGTGAGAATCACTCCTGATTATTTCATCTTTTTAATATTGTAAATTAAAGCGTTGAGTAAATAACTGATTTTCTGGTTCGGTGTGTCCTGTAGAAACCATCACGGCTCTGTTTAAGACCAGGTTTCGTCTGGACTTCCCGTTCGACCTGCAGGAACTCCCGGCCTTCGCCGTGCTCGGGTATCAAACTTATTCACctatacatttattatagtgaagctcaaaagtttacatacgctTGAGTTTCGATAGATTTGAGTTCCTGTTATAAATACGGCAGAATGCGCTGGTGACGTGAAGTCGACGGGTCAGTTAACGCCATCGCTGAGCTACAATTGATAAACGCCACGGTCTGGTCAGTAACCGCATACGGTTGTGAATCCTGGACATTTGGAGAAGGAGAGCTTCAAAAAACCATGaagaagatgatcaccactgagcgagtgtacGAGACAGCCAGAACAGAATCCTGCAGGCATTTCGTGCGAGACGCTGGAGTTTCTTGGTCTTTAAACGTCCTtatagaaggggcgtcccaatacttttatttatataaataattatttatatagagTATGATTGTTGCCGTGGTTACGTCTCAGTTGTTATTGCTCTCTTTTCTCTCGATGTGATTAAATCCGTCTCGTTTTTAAAGCCGCTGTGACGAGGCGCCACTTTTCCTCTAATGAGACACTTTCAGTCTTCATTCCACCAAAATAACCGCCTTTGTGTGTCAGAAGGGTTTCTGTTCTCGTCTCGTCTCTGTTAGTCATTCGTTTCTGTCAGACTCTCGACAGCTTTAGTCTCGTCTGCTCACGCCGTGGATCTGAAGCTCCGTCTTCTCTAGACTCAGTGGGATTCAATTATATCGCCTCAAAGCAAagcacctgggtttgattcccaggtggagctgtccgggtcctttctgtgtggagtttgcatgttctccctgagtctgtgtgggtttcctccctccaggttgccactgttggttccttgagcgaggcccttaaatctcaattgcttagtcaccctgaccagggtaaagcgcTGGTTAAACAGACacggaatgaatgaatgattatatTTGTGGATTTATTAACTGGTGCTCTATGGTCTGAATGTTTTGCAGCATAGCGAGTGGATTCGGAGGGGCGCTGTACGTCTACCTGAACCGCCTGATCGTGGAGTCCATGAGGAAGCAGAAAACCATCAACAAGTTCCTCCTCAAGAAGTGAGTTTGTTCTGAGGGAACAAAGCTGGAATTATTCGGGGGGGATTTAGGAAATCATAAAAAGGGCGGGGCAGGGTGAGGTACACGGGGATCCTCGTCACTGGTGTGAAAGCGACCTCTGCTGACCAGGGGGTGGCTGATCACGGATGGCAGTGCGTGGCTCTCTGGAAGTAATACTGACACTGCGCTCTGTGAGACTCCGCCCCCTGGTAGGGGAAAAGAAGCGATCCGGCCTCGGCCCTCCTTGATTGGTGGCCAATTGACCACGACTGGATTGGGTGAAAAAGTTGGTTGGCTACTGCCAAGATCAGCAGTATATCACAGCGGCACATTAGACAGACCCCGCCCAACCTTTCCACCCTCAGGCACCCCCAACCCTGTCTGTTGGACACCTGGTTGGTTGGCAGCTGAGAGTCTTGTGTACAGAGTCTGCCAAAATGACAATAAGAGCACAGCTGATCATGGATGGCAGTGTGTGGCTGTCTGAACGTAATACTGAcactgctctctgtgagactccgccCCCTGGTAGGGGAAAAGAAGTGATCTGCGGCTGAAGGGCGTGTTGGAGGGTGCATGTGACAGCCTCGGTTGTCCTTGATCAGGGGTGGGCGTGGCAGCAGTGACGATAGAGAGATAAACTCCAATTGGCTACGACTTTTCTATTTATCGGTGGCCGCCAGGTATTTCAGATTTGTGTGTGAAgcttttataaaatattaataataataataaatctaaacCTGGTGGCTGTGTCTGCAGGAGGCTGGTGTATCCCGCTCTGGTCACTCTCCTCATATCAACCCTCACCTTCCCTCCAGGATTCGGACAGTTCATGGCTGGACAGGTCAGATCTTCTCCcattattttctgtattttagcCACTTGAGTGGTTCGTTTTCGTCCCGCTCGTTTgctttcatttacttatttacgtTCGGATGTGATTTACGCTAACGAATGCTAACCTGTCGCTGGCGTTCTCCACGTGTAGCTCACCCAGCACGAGTCCTTGGTGGCGCTGTTCGATAACCAGTCGTGGTACAAACAGGGCGTGTCGGAGGAGTTCCAGTACGCCTCTCAGCCTCAGGCCTGGAAACATCCTCAGGTCAGCGTCTTCATCACCCTCCTCCTCTTCATCGTCATGAAGGTGAGGCTCGAATCCCTCTGTGTAACACGACTTCTCATTTCTTCATGTATCGAAGGTGtagtggggtggggtggggtggggtgtggGTTTCGGTCACGTCTCGTTACTGAAGCGTGAGGTGAAGCCTCGGACCTGCCAGCTTTTATATTAAATGCTGAGCCGCTCGGGTTCagctctcagctctgctatcgaccAGCCTACACAGATAACGATGGGCTGGTCCGAGGGAGGGAGGGCTGCAGtgtttcctcataactgctgcagtgacgccctctgctggctgatcgatggtgctgcacagagacgggggataacggagatccgTGCGTGACTTTATGatctgtgcgcgatacggatctccgtatgaaccctggtgcaggtgaaaagaagcggtcggtgctgcacacgtgtcggaggggatgtgtgtTAGTTACGACCCTCCTCTGTCAGGAGTGGGTAAATTGTACCCGGTTTGTTTTACAGTTTTGGATGTCGGCCGTAGCCACGACCATGCCGGTGCCGTGTGGAGCCTTCATGCCCGTCTTCCTCATAGGTACGTGATGCCAGCTTCACTGAACCATCATCAGCTTCATCTCTTCATCTGCacacaagctcatgatcaggtgtccaaatacttttggccatatagtgtatgtttgcaTCTCCTTCATCTCTGCATGAGACCCTGGTGTGTAACTCAAGCTTTCAGAATGAATTTTAGGATTTCGGCAGATCAGATCCTCGTCCTCTTCTGCATTCCACTCGATCACTGTGTGTTTTGCTTTTGTTCTCAtgtccatcatcatcatcttcatcttcatcatcatcatcatcatcaagcgCCATGAATATCTGAGTAACGTCTGATGTGTGATGGATGAAGCCACCATGACTTTGTTGACTCCTGAATCGTCTGAATGTTTCGTTCCTGTAAGAAGCTCCGACTCAAAGGTAaaatttaattattagtttattattttttatttatattttgaaaCAACCATCAGCCGGGGGCAGGAGCAAAAGACGCTGAAATTTCCACCACCTACAGAGGTGTACACaagaaaccaaaaacatccagtgagcggaAGACCAGTGGGTAGAAATGCCTTTTTGATGAAAGGAGGTCAGAGGAGAGCGGTCAGACTGGCTACATTAAGCTCAGATGATTCTTCTATTTTATAGAACCCAGTGGGAACATCATGCCAGTCTGAGTATGGCTGATCATGTGCTTCTCTATGTGGCTGCAACTGACCCTTTTTTAACGGCTACTGGTTCCATATACTGGTTTCTTGACAGTAAGATCTATATTAGGTATATAGGTATATTTACTGCCCCACCCAGTCACATGACCTGAATCCAATCCAGCATGTGTGGGATATTACAGAGGAACGTTCGGAATGTGCTCTGtgatgagtggaggctgttatagcagtaAGAAATGACGTTgatttgatgtgtgtgttttacaggaGCTGCGTTCGGGCGGTTGGTGGGCGAGAGCATGGCAGCCGTGTTTCCTGAGGGCATCCACACCGACAGTACCGTGTATCCCATAGTACCCGGCGGCTACGCTGTCGCAGGTCAGATCTACATTAAATGAAATAGTGAATTCCGGGGCTGGAGTGCCCCGCCCCGCCCCACCCTGTACCCGATGCCCCCCGCTAACCTGGCGTGTGTTTATGTTTCGATGCCCAGGCGCGGCGGCTCTGTCCGGGGCGGTAACGCACACCGTATCGACGGCGGTGATCGTGTTCGAGCTGACGGGTCAGATCTCCCACATCCTCCCGGTCATGATCGCTGTGATCCTGGCCAACGCCGTCGCTCAGAGCCTGCAGCCGTCGCTCTACGACTCCATCATCCGCATCCAGAAGCTGCCGTACCTCCCAGAACTCGGCTGGGGGCAAGAGTGAGCCAAAACAATTCATCCGTCCgatactatatggacaaaagtatgtggacgcctgattaTCAGCTTGTCTGGCCTGGTCCAAAACCACGAGCGTTTATATTGAACTGGTCGCTTTTTGTTCTGTAGCTTTGATGTCATgacagagtgtgtctgtgggaatttgtgcccgtttagtcaGTGAGTCAGTGCTTCACAATCTGAGTTCAATTCACTCCATTATTGTTGACTTGGTTCCTCTGGAGCCCCTTTGATCAAACCATGTCTCTATAGAGCTCGCTTGTGCTCGGGgtacttccccaaactgtttccacaacgTTAAAAGCAGTGGATGTAGCAGAAACAGCTAAATGaatcattagaagaggtgtccacatactttcggccatgtagcgtgtttgaaataaaataaacagacttATTCTGGTGGTCTGGTGATACTGGACcatctgtgaccctgaccacgaTAAGGACCATGAGCAGGTATGAGCTGCAGTAACCCGTGTGCCCCGCCCCTCTGTAGGAAGTATAATATTCGGGTGGAGGACATCATGGTGCGAGACGTTCGCTTCATCACCCTCACCTCCACCTACCGGGATGTCCGGGACGCGCTGGTGAACGGGCAACTCAAAACCCTCGCCCTGGTGGAGTCTAAAGGTGAGACGCCATCAAAACACATCACGAGTTCTTAATGCTGCCGCTGATGCGCcggtgctttcacatcatcatcacatgaaaatcttcttccccgtAAAGCTTCTTTTAGCCTCCAAACAAGGAGattagatggagctaaatcaggactataagcgtctctctgACACGAGTGATtcctacagaacagaacagaacagaacagaaaagaacctaaaagaacagaatagaaccaaacagaatagaaccaaacagaacaaaacagaacagaaccaaacagaacagaacaaaaccgaaacaaacagaacagaacaaaaacaaacagaacagaacagaacagaaccaaagagaacagaacagaacagaacagacgtGAGTGATTCCTCCTCCCTCATCGCTTATAACCACAGTataaagtgaggaaactttctgAAGATCTCTCGTATCTTTTGagcaccagcgcgttcacattAGTTAGATTATGATGGTAACTCGAGGCAGCACAACCTGCACGTCGGTGTTAAATAAAGgatcctgtctctctctctctctctctgtctgtctctctctctgtctgtctctctgtagaGTCCATGATCCTGCTGGGTTCCATCGAACGTTCTCAGCTCCAGTGTCACCTCTCGGAGCAGCTCGGCCGCCAGCGGAGGCTTCAGTACCTGAGGGAACGGGCGCAGGGTAACGGCGCCCACGTCGATGTCTCCATCTCCCAGAATTCCTCACCCAAAGCAGGGCATGGCGTCCGCTTCCTGGTAAGAGACCTCGGAGCAGATTTCTGCCACCAGTTCTTCTCCTGTGACTGAGTTACTGGAGCGCGTGAacaatacggccaaaagtatctggacacctcaAAATCCTAGACCTATATGGAGCTGTAACAGCCTGAGATGAAGACGTTCTGTGAggttctggagtgtgtctgtgagaatttgtgcctttgtaaggtcaggcactaacgctggatgagaaggcctgacttgtcgtatatatacatatatatttatatttatattttaacctAGCAGACTGTTAGAAACTCTCAGTAAACCCATAAAGAACCcagatttatatatttatataatttatttttatataaactcAGTGTGTGTTCCAGATGTTCAGTCACAGCTGCAGAAGTTTTTATAAACGAGGTGAAACGTCGGcggttaataaataaaataaataaaagcgttTTTTCCGGTTTGATCTTGAACAGATTTCCACAGAGGAATCGTCCTACAGCCCGACGCTCAGCAACTCACAGATCCCCCTCAAATCTGCCCTGAAAACCGTCTCGTCCATCAGCACCAGCACGGCCGACGCCCTCACCAGTACGTATCCACGGCAaccacatccatccattcatctgcaGGGATCTCGGCGCCCTGTTCGGGGTCCTGACGGTCCAGACGGGTCGGGTACAGGATAGATGGATAGCACAGATCCAACACAATCATGTACACGGAACGTCCTAATATAGATTTAgagcaaccaatccaccttccgCATGTTTTTAGGAGGTGCCAAGTAACCCAAAGAGAACCCCAAATGGAGAGCAGGACAACAGACCCACGAATCCCATGTTTGAGAGTCTTTTTCACTTTAGCTCTCACTGTGTTTCGGTGGAGTCCTCTGTTGTTTTTTCTAGacctttatacactatatggccaaaagtatttggacacccaacCACAAACTTGATgggcatcccattccaaaagcaATAGGCATTGATAAAGCATTGGTCTCCCCTTTGCACATGTAACAGCCTTAACCTGTATGGGAagtgcgtctgtggggatttgtgcccctTGGATGAGCAGACGTGGCTCAAAATTTGCGTCAGGCCACTCGAGTATCTCCACACTAAACCCATCAAGCTGCGTAAATCTTCACTGATCTGATTCTGAGCACGAGGATCATAGTCATGCTGGAtgtggaaagggccttccctaaactgttgctccaAAGCTGGAAGCAAATCGTTTATGTAATCAGGAGCGTCCGTATACTTTTACTAAACTGTTTTTCAGCTCTGCTTTAGATGGATTTAGAGGCGTGGTGTTCCTTTAGAAGCTTTAACCACTGAACCTGCACCACCATCAGTCCTTCATGTGTTCAGATGCTTCCAGAACCGTTCCAGATCTTCTCCTGATCGTTTCTCCTCTTTTGAATCCAGGTTCTCCGAGTCCCTCCTGTGGAGAACCTGTTAAAGAGCAGATGGAGGTAAGAAGCTTTAGGAGATCTTTAGATCTTTAGGAGATCAGTCATGCTGGTCGTGTAGATCTTTAATACTCGTGTGTTGATGTGATTACAGGATCCTCCCAACGTTGAGGACGACATGTCCACGGCTGAGGTACAAACACAACACTGCAGCAAGGGGGCGCTACAGCCGCTCTAACCTCCTACAcctacagtgtgagtgtgtttatctcAGGCATGTCATGGCAAAGCAGATTCATAATAAATGAGGAAGCGTGCAGGGAGGCTGCAGGAGGT encodes:
- the clcn2a gene encoding chloride channel protein 2a — its product is MYGRYAQELGAYAKEEAARFRAAGVRNPTPDQMDYEKHPCVKCQLCTSRCQRFLISRVGEDWIFLILLGLLMALVSWVMDYTIAFCQQAQKWMYGGLDSNMLLQYLAWVSYPVVLITFSAGFTQILSPQAVGSGIPEMKTILRGVVLKEYLTFKTFVAKVIGLTCALGSGMPLGKEGPFVHVASLCAALLSKFMALFGGIYMEESFEGTKNELRNTEMLSAACAVGVGCCFAAPIGGVLFSIEVTSTFFAVRNYWRGFFAATFSAFIFRVLAVWNKDEETITALFKTRFRLDFPFDLQELPAFAVLGIASGFGGALYVYLNRLIVESMRKQKTINKFLLKKRLVYPALVTLLISTLTFPPGFGQFMAGQLTQHESLVALFDNQSWYKQGVSEEFQYASQPQAWKHPQVSVFITLLLFIVMKFWMSAVATTMPVPCGAFMPVFLIGAAFGRLVGESMAAVFPEGIHTDSTVYPIVPGGYAVAGAAALSGAVTHTVSTAVIVFELTGQISHILPVMIAVILANAVAQSLQPSLYDSIIRIQKLPYLPELGWGQEKYNIRVEDIMVRDVRFITLTSTYRDVRDALVNGQLKTLALVESKESMILLGSIERSQLQCHLSEQLGRQRRLQYLRERAQGNGAHVDVSISQNSSPKAGHGVRFLISTEESSYSPTLSNSQIPLKSALKTVSSISTSTADALTSSPSPSCGEPVKEQMEDPPNVEDDMSTAEIAEWEEQQLDEAVSFSNCKIDPAPFQLVERTSLHKTHTIFSLLGLDHAYVTSTGRLVGVVSLKELRKAIEGSVTVTGVKVRPPLASFRDSGTSTSVSEVTELHKLWSRHRSLLPREPEAGGELEEDELEQASESSALNETDCTEVLPNEDQSEASVPEESQSELETAENLSETTNENDSNRNEELTCQIEAENAEEQPE